The DNA sequence CCATGCTAAGTGCCGTTATTGCTTCGCATTTATATCTTGAAGTGCCAAGTGGCGACGAAGGCTATTTAACAAAAATGCGATCCAAAGTTGTCAGTAGAGAGCATTTAAATGAATTAGGAAAAGAACTCAATCTCTTATCATTAGTTGAAAGTAAAATTCCATCAGGTCAATTTGGTGAGAATATTCATGGAAACTTATTTGAAGCTTTGGTTGGAGCCATATTTTTAGATAGAGGTTATAAACATTGTGAAAAATTTATTTATAAAAGAGTCATTATTCCTTATGTAGATATAGAAACACTTGAGGGAAAGGTTATTAGTTATAAAAGTTTACTCATAGAATGGTGTCAGAAGGAGAAAAAAACCTTTGATTATAACGTTTATGAAGATACTGGTAATGATGATGTCAGACATTTTTCCGTTAAACTATCTATTGATGAAAAAGTAGTGTCTAAGGCCAGGGCTACTTCAAAAAAGAAGGCTGAAGAAAAAGCCTCTAAACGTGCTTTTTTTGCCTTTCAAAATAGAATTTCACAATTTAAATAAATGTGTTTTCCTTAAAAAACGTTGTTATATAAATTGTTTGCTACTATAACGTTTTAGTTACAAATTCTCTTAAGATTCCTATAAAGTTACAGCATCTATCTAATTTTAGATTATATTTACATCTTGTTTAATATAAGTTATGGCTGTACACAAACTTATTCTTAATGATATTTTTGATGAGGTATCCCATACTTTGATAGCTATACATTGTACAATAGAAGATTACCGTTTAGCATATCTTTTAAATAAAAACTTAAAGATTAGTTTAATAAGAAGGAAGCAAGACCTTGATTATTTTAATGGAAAATCCACCTATTCTATTTTTGAATGGGAAGATTGCAAACAACTAATCACATGGAGTTTAGTTTCTAATACCTGCAAAACTAAGGTATATCAAGAAGCAAATCATAACTCACTGTTTAGTACTGAAGAACAAGTCACTAAAATACATTATTTAATACCAGAATGTAAAAATGTTAATTATTTTTTGAAGATAGACGATGAATTTAAATTTAATGAAGAAAAACAGCTAATAAAAAGGATATTAGAAATACCTCAAATAGCAACAGCATATATTATAGACGGAAGTCAATTAAAATCAAAAGACAATTTAATTTTTAGCTAATGCCAGTAACAAAAAAAACCAAAATAGTAGCAACCCTTGGACCTGCTACAAGTACTAAAGAAGTTTTAAAGGGAATGCTTGAGCAAGGAGCAGATGTGTTCAGAATCAATTTTTCCCATGCCGATTATAAAGATGTTGCCGAACGTATTAAAATGATACGTGACCTTAATGAAGAGTTTGGATTTACAGCTGCTATTTTAGCAGATTTACAAGGTCCAAAACTTCGTGTAGGCGTTATGGAAGACGATATTTTTGTTGAGCCAGGAGATGAAATTATTTTTGCAACAGGAGAGCGATTTGTAGGAACCAAAGAACGTGTTTACATGACTTATGAAAGGTTTCCATTAGATGCTAAACCAGGTGAACGTATTCTTTTAGATGATGGAAAGTTGCATTTTGAAGTAGTTTCTACCAATAAAAAAGATGAGGTAAAAGCTGTGGTTGTGCAAGGAGGACCATTAAAATCAAAGAAAGGAGTAAACTTACCGAATACCGATATTTCTCAGCCAGCTCTTACAGAAAAAGACATTGAAGATGCTATTTTCGCTATCGGTCAAGAAGTAGATTGGATAGCTTTATCTTTTGTGCGTCATGCAGAAGATTTAATTCAACTTCGTGACTTAATTAATGAACACTCAGATCATAAAATACCAATTATAGCAAAAATTGAAAAACCAGAAGCTGTTGAAAATATTGATAAGATTGTAGCTTATTGCGATGGTTTAATGGTGGCTCGTGGCGATTTAGGTGTAGAAGTGCCTGCAGAGGAAGTGCCGCTTATTCAAAAGCAATTGGTATTACGAGCCAAAAAGGCCAGAATACCTGTTATTATTGCTACTCAAATGATGGAAACTATGATAAATAGTTTAACCCCAACTAGAGCAGAAGTTAATGACGTTGCCAACTCGGTTATGGATGGCGCTGATGCTGTTATGCTTTCTGGAGAAACTTCAGTAGGAGAATATCCTGTGCAAGTGATTAAGCAAATGGCAAATATTTTGAAAAATGTGGAAGATTCACCACTTATTAAAGTGCCACAATTACCACCACATATTCGTACTAATCGATATATAACAAAATCTATTTGTTACCATGCGGCTAATATGGCAAATGAAATTAATGCTAAAGCTATTTCAACTTTAACAAATAGTGGTTACACAGCATTTCAAATTTCTGCTTGGCGACCATCTGCACATATTTTAGTATTTACATCAAACAAGCGTATTTTAACTCGTCTTAGCTTGCTTTGGGGTGTTAAAGCTTTTCATTATGATAAGTTTGTAAGTACAGATGAAACAATTGAAGATGTGAATGCTATAGCTTGTAAAAAAGGTTATTTAGATGTTGGTGATATGCTAATTAGTTTAGCTGCAATGCCAATGAAAGATAAGGGAATGGTTAATACCTTAAGAGTTACAGAAATAGAAACTTGTAGTTTTTAATAAATAATTTTTCAACTTCTTATATACAAATAAAGCAGGCATAATTATTATGCCTGCTTTATTTATGTAATAATGTTCTAAGATATGTTGTTTTAGATAACTTAGTAGGCTCCTAAATAATAACTACCAGAAATAGTTTTTAACGTAGCACCTTTGTTGATTTCTTTTGTTAAGGTATTTATAACATAAATAGCACCTTCTTTACCTGAAGGAGTTAATGGCACATAAGCAGTATCTCCAACAAGACCAATATATTGGAACTGGCTTAATGTAGATTCTAAATCAACATCAGTTTCAACATCTGTAGATAATTTAACAGAATTTGAAGGTGTATTTAAATCAATTAAAGCAACGTATCCTCCGTCAACATCAGCTAATGTATACAATACAACACCTATTCCATTTTTAACATATCTCCAAGCTTTAATGGATGCTCCTGTAACACCTAATGCTGTGTTTAAATCAAAATGATAGCTTTGATCATAATCGTTAGTAGTACTACTAATACGAAGAATATCTGCACCAGATGTAGCAGTTGCTTGGTATACATGACCATCTGTACCAACATATTGTGTCATAGTACGGTATGAATTGTTAACTTCTGTTGAGTTAGTAGAAGTAATAACTTTAGGATTTTTTAATGAAGGATAGTCTAATACTAAGGTTTTTGTACCATCAATTTCACCATAAGGCCAAGTTGGTACACCATCTTCATCTAAAGTAGGGGTTGCTGAAGTGTCATATTTTCTTGTTCTACATCCAATAAAAATTTTAGTTTGGGCAGCGTTTAAGATAGGTACATCTACACGTCCTACATTGTAACCAGCTGCTTTTTCTTCATCTGTCCAAGGAAAATCAAATATCGCTGTGTTTATAATGGCAGTCTGATCTAAGTCTAATACGGCTATTTTAATTTCACTTTCAGCACTTAAAAAAGTGTAATTTCCATCTTCTCCTTCATATTCTACATCATATGAACTTGCATAAACACCAATCCCAAGCCCTTCAGCAGCTTTCATCCAACGAGGCGCTGTTCCTAAAATGGCAGCTGTATTCAATTCGTATCCTACTTCTTCAAAGTCTCCTCCTTCACCAACAAGATATTTGTTAAACACACCACCTTCGGTACCTGTATATTGTATGTTGTATAAGTATTTACCATCAGCAGAAGCTTGAACACGAGCAGTACGGCTAGATTTTAAACCAATACCTTCTACAAAGGCTCCATTTTCATATTTTAAAAGGTCTACAATATAATTTGGATCTTCTGCATTTTCTACGGTAATACCGTATGCACGAGTACCACCATTACCTCCAGTTCCATCATCGTCTGGGAATGATGCTGTTAACGTAATATACCGCGTTTCATCAACTGGATCTGGATCGGTTGTTCCTCCTGGTTGGTCATCATCATTACTACAACTGCTAAAAGCTATAGCTATACTTAATAATCCTATTTTAAATAGATTTTTTTTCATGATTAATTGATTTTGATTATAAAAATTTACTGATTATATAATTTAATTTGAAATAGATACCTCTACCTGGTTTTTGTATCGCAAAATTGTCATAGATTTCTGCGTTAAACAGGTTTTTTATATCTATACTTGCTACTAATTTTTGAGAAGGAAAACGATAACTTAGTCCGACATCATGTGAAACTTGACTAGGTGTTTTAGACCATTCTGGTTGCCCCCAAACCGTATAATATTCTCCCACAAAACCAATAGTGTAATATGTGTTTAAAATGGATTTTTTTTGAAAAATATTATTGAATCTATATTGTATATTTCCATTAATAGTAAAAAAGGGCTCATTGGGAACTTGTTGCCCAAATAGAGAATGCGCATTGTCGTTTTCATCGACTTCTTGTTTAAATACATTATTAAATTTTGAAAAATTTAAAGACGTATTTAATCTGTTGTTATAGATGTAGATAATTTCGGCTTCGAAACCTCGAGCTTGCGTTTTCCCAAGATTTACATAGCGAGTTACTTGAATATCTGCTTCTGCTTCTTCTTCAATTTCAGACTCAACAACAGCTTGTTGTGTAATTTTGTCATATCCATTACGCCAAAAAGCATTTGCATAAACCGAAACTTTATGCTTATTAAATTCTAAAGCTCCCAAACGAAAACCTAAATTATAATTAATGTTTTTTTCTGGACTTAATTGTGTATTTGGAAGAATATTAGTTTCTGGAGATCCATATAATTGTCGCTCACTAGGAGATACATATGAGTTTTCGGTAGATGCGATAATGTATAAATCGGAAACGGCATTATAAGATAAAGTTCCGCCATAACCAAAATTAGAGTTAGTTGAAACAGTATCATTTCTTACAATAGAATTCACACCATCGGTTGTCGTAATATCATATTCTGTTTGACTCGTATGATTGTATGTATATTTACCTAATAAATTGGTTTTTAGCTTTCTATTAAAGGTTTCTGCTTCATAATTAATAGAAATTATATTTTGAGATATTGTACTTACTGTGGCATAATCTTGATTTATTTCATTTAATAAATCATCATCTTCTCTATCTGTTGCTTCATACTTATGGTTTAAAGAAATACGATGACTATCAGCTATCATATAGCCCAAGTTTGAACGCATGTTAGTGATTTTTCTATCAGTATTAGTGATGGTTTTTTCTCCTTGTTGACCTCCTAATAATGTTTTAAGAGGAACTCTCTCCCCATATTCAATAACCTCTCTTGGTGTACCATCCCAATTATAGGCAATGCCAATGGTGTCTTGTAAAAAAGTACTGCGATAACTTCTTGCTGCATTAATTTTTAATGATAAATTTTCTGTTAGAAAATTGTTCTTACTATAATTAAGTAGAATTACACGAGCTTCAGTTTCATTAAATCTTCCTACATAAGGTACGGCCATAGTGGTACCATGCGGAATTTCTTTATAGTTGCTAGACCCATTATAGCCTATAAAAAATTGGTCTGCCCATTTTGTGTCAGTAAAACCAACTTCAAAACGTCCTCCTAATGATTTATAAATATTGTTGAAGCGTTTAGCACGATAAGGTCTGGTAATTTGTCCTAAGTAATTTACGTAAGTTGTAGATCTACCCCAAGTTTCATAATTGTTATCTGTATAGATATGAAAAGCCGACCCTCTAAAAGAAAGTCCCGTTTTCTTTTCACGAAGGGTAAGGCCAATATCAGATTGGGTTGTATTAAAAGAACCGTAAGATGTAGCCAATGTAATGTTATTTTGAGAGACATCTTTTTTCAATATCACATTAATAGCTCCTCCAGCATAATCTCCTGTTAAGTGTGATGGCAACACACCTTTATATACTTCAATACGTTCAATCATTGAGGTGGGTATATTGTTTAGATTGAAAGATTGACCGTAAGTAGAAATTTCTAAGCCATCAAGAAATATTCCAATAGTGCTACCAGACATCCCGTTTAGGTTATACTCTACATCAGAACCTATTCCTCCATTTTGTCTTATACGTACTCCAACAGATCTATCTAATAGCTCATTAGTTGTTAAATTTCTTAATGACGCTTCTTTTGTTTCTATAATGGATACCGCAAAACCGCCTTCTTCAATTTTTTTCTTAGCTGTTTTTGTTTTAACTAAAATTTCATCTAAATCTTGAAAATCAGTTAAGGTTAAGCTTGTATTTATTGTTTTTTGGCTTGAATTTAATATAACTTCAATAGTTTTTGGTTTGGCATTTAAGGAATAAATTTCCAAGGAGTATTTGCCATAAGGAATGGCTTTTAAAGAAAAGTCACCACCAACACCAGTTGAAGCTTCTTTTATAAATGAATTACCTTTTAAAGCAACATAAGCTCCTAAAACAGGATCGTTATTATCAAAGGTCACTACACCATTAATGCTTCCCGTTTGACTAAATACAGTCATGCTTAATAAAAACAATAAAATGACTGAATATTTTTTGGTTAGAAACATGTACAATTTTTTGTCAAAATTAATCTTATTTAGACTAAGTCCAAATAAATATAGAGGTTTTATTGAAAATTAAAGTTTTTGACAAAAAATTTATTAAATTGAAAGAAATAGCGTTTTAATATTGATTTATTTTAATAAAAATAAGATTATATTTAATTAATCTAAATAATAAGCTTGTTTATTATGCTATAAATTTGAAGTAATAGTGGTTAAAATCCGTTGTTTTTGTTGGGTAGTAATTGATTTTAAAGATAGAAGCTGTTGGATACCAGTTCAAAATTCAAACTTAAGCTGAACACTTACACTTTTTTGTTCTGATTTTTTTGATAATTCGATGTTTAAATTTGATATGGAAATCCCTAATAATCTAACGGAATTATTAAGTGTTTCTTGAAATAATAAGTCCTTAGCCGTTTCTAATAATATATTTCTATCACTAATAAAATAGGGTAAAGTTTTACTTCTAGTCTGTAAAGTAAAATCACTATATTTTATTTTTAAAGTCACTGTTTTACCTGCTACTTTGCTTTTGTTTAAACGCCGTGAAACTTCATTTGCTATTTGCTCTAATTTTTCAAGC is a window from the Pseudalgibacter alginicilyticus genome containing:
- a CDS encoding IPExxxVDY family protein; its protein translation is MAVHKLILNDIFDEVSHTLIAIHCTIEDYRLAYLLNKNLKISLIRRKQDLDYFNGKSTYSIFEWEDCKQLITWSLVSNTCKTKVYQEANHNSLFSTEEQVTKIHYLIPECKNVNYFLKIDDEFKFNEEKQLIKRILEIPQIATAYIIDGSQLKSKDNLIFS
- the rnc gene encoding ribonuclease III, which produces MKYSIRNILNSRSKANGNFFMEITKILGHKPKNTSIYKKAFTHRSMNIKDSEGNAINYERLEFLGDAMLSAVIASHLYLEVPSGDEGYLTKMRSKVVSREHLNELGKELNLLSLVESKIPSGQFGENIHGNLFEALVGAIFLDRGYKHCEKFIYKRVIIPYVDIETLEGKVISYKSLLIEWCQKEKKTFDYNVYEDTGNDDVRHFSVKLSIDEKVVSKARATSKKKAEEKASKRAFFAFQNRISQFK
- a CDS encoding TonB-dependent receptor — encoded protein: MFLTKKYSVILLFLLSMTVFSQTGSINGVVTFDNNDPVLGAYVALKGNSFIKEASTGVGGDFSLKAIPYGKYSLEIYSLNAKPKTIEVILNSSQKTINTSLTLTDFQDLDEILVKTKTAKKKIEEGGFAVSIIETKEASLRNLTTNELLDRSVGVRIRQNGGIGSDVEYNLNGMSGSTIGIFLDGLEISTYGQSFNLNNIPTSMIERIEVYKGVLPSHLTGDYAGGAINVILKKDVSQNNITLATSYGSFNTTQSDIGLTLREKKTGLSFRGSAFHIYTDNNYETWGRSTTYVNYLGQITRPYRAKRFNNIYKSLGGRFEVGFTDTKWADQFFIGYNGSSNYKEIPHGTTMAVPYVGRFNETEARVILLNYSKNNFLTENLSLKINAARSYRSTFLQDTIGIAYNWDGTPREVIEYGERVPLKTLLGGQQGEKTITNTDRKITNMRSNLGYMIADSHRISLNHKYEATDREDDDLLNEINQDYATVSTISQNIISINYEAETFNRKLKTNLLGKYTYNHTSQTEYDITTTDGVNSIVRNDTVSTNSNFGYGGTLSYNAVSDLYIIASTENSYVSPSERQLYGSPETNILPNTQLSPEKNINYNLGFRLGALEFNKHKVSVYANAFWRNGYDKITQQAVVESEIEEEAEADIQVTRYVNLGKTQARGFEAEIIYIYNNRLNTSLNFSKFNNVFKQEVDENDNAHSLFGQQVPNEPFFTINGNIQYRFNNIFQKKSILNTYYTIGFVGEYYTVWGQPEWSKTPSQVSHDVGLSYRFPSQKLVASIDIKNLFNAEIYDNFAIQKPGRGIYFKLNYIISKFL
- the pyk gene encoding pyruvate kinase, which gives rise to MPVTKKTKIVATLGPATSTKEVLKGMLEQGADVFRINFSHADYKDVAERIKMIRDLNEEFGFTAAILADLQGPKLRVGVMEDDIFVEPGDEIIFATGERFVGTKERVYMTYERFPLDAKPGERILLDDGKLHFEVVSTNKKDEVKAVVVQGGPLKSKKGVNLPNTDISQPALTEKDIEDAIFAIGQEVDWIALSFVRHAEDLIQLRDLINEHSDHKIPIIAKIEKPEAVENIDKIVAYCDGLMVARGDLGVEVPAEEVPLIQKQLVLRAKKARIPVIIATQMMETMINSLTPTRAEVNDVANSVMDGADAVMLSGETSVGEYPVQVIKQMANILKNVEDSPLIKVPQLPPHIRTNRYITKSICYHAANMANEINAKAISTLTNSGYTAFQISAWRPSAHILVFTSNKRILTRLSLLWGVKAFHYDKFVSTDETIEDVNAIACKKGYLDVGDMLISLAAMPMKDKGMVNTLRVTEIETCSF